The following proteins come from a genomic window of Anaerobutyricum hallii:
- a CDS encoding transposase, producing the protein MSRQRRNFNAKFKSDLVIELLKGEKDLNTLATENNIQPNLLRNWKKEFLNNASVVFDDKREENLKEKLAEERKEKAEYAKKVGQLTMQVDWLKKKSEEICGPDYESKFSPKPFDD; encoded by the coding sequence ATGTCCAGACAAAGAAGAAATTTTAATGCCAAATTCAAATCAGACCTTGTAATTGAGCTGCTTAAGGGTGAGAAAGATCTCAATACCCTTGCAACTGAAAATAACATCCAACCAAATCTGCTCCGCAACTGGAAAAAAGAGTTCTTGAACAATGCTTCGGTTGTGTTCGACGACAAGCGTGAGGAAAACCTCAAAGAAAAGCTTGCCGAAGAGCGTAAGGAGAAAGCGGAGTATGCCAAAAAGGTTGGTCAGTTAACCATGCAGGTTGACTGGCTCAAAAAAAAATCTGAAGAAATTTGTGGACCTGACTACGAGAGTAAGTTTAGTCCAAAACCTTTTGACGACTAA
- a CDS encoding tyrosine-type recombinase/integrase: MQQPTYNEQITMKNEIKLRELCVELPDFCKEFFRGIEPTTSSRTRIAYAYDLKIFFHFLQEKYPSIEEGSLKTWPVTVLDKVTLTQLEEYLDYLKLYEDADNKVHTNEERGRMRKTASMRTFYKFFYRKQAIKNNTASLLNLPKKHEHAITRLEIDEIAKLLDAVEDGENLTTSQKKYHNKTKVRDLAILTLLLGTGIRVSECVGLDISNLDFETNGMKIHRKGGAEVILYFGEEVRKALIDYLDERENIIPKEGSEDALFLSMQKRRISVRAVENLVKKYARPVTPLKTITPHKLRSTYGTQLYQETGDIYLVADVLGHKDVNTTRKHYAAMEDQRRRMAAGKIQLREK; the protein is encoded by the coding sequence TTGCAGCAACCAACCTATAATGAGCAGATTACAATGAAAAATGAGATAAAGCTTCGAGAACTTTGTGTGGAACTTCCTGATTTTTGCAAAGAATTTTTTCGAGGAATTGAACCTACTACTTCTTCCCGAACCCGTATCGCTTATGCATATGATCTAAAAATATTCTTTCATTTTCTGCAGGAAAAGTATCCATCCATCGAGGAAGGAAGTTTAAAAACATGGCCTGTAACAGTTCTTGATAAAGTAACTTTAACCCAGCTCGAAGAATATTTAGATTACTTAAAGCTTTATGAGGATGCCGATAATAAAGTCCATACGAATGAAGAAAGAGGACGCATGAGAAAAACAGCAAGCATGCGGACATTTTATAAATTCTTTTACAGAAAGCAGGCAATAAAAAACAATACAGCCAGTCTTCTAAATCTTCCAAAGAAGCATGAACATGCTATTACACGATTAGAAATCGATGAAATTGCCAAATTGTTAGATGCTGTAGAGGATGGAGAGAATTTAACAACGTCTCAAAAGAAATATCACAATAAAACAAAAGTACGGGATCTAGCAATCCTTACTCTCCTTCTTGGCACAGGAATTCGTGTATCCGAATGTGTTGGTCTTGATATATCTAATCTTGACTTTGAAACAAACGGAATGAAGATTCATCGAAAAGGTGGCGCAGAAGTTATCTTATACTTTGGAGAGGAAGTTCGGAAAGCTCTTATTGATTACCTGGATGAGCGGGAAAACATAATTCCAAAAGAAGGTTCAGAAGATGCGCTCTTTTTGTCAATGCAAAAGAGACGTATCAGTGTTCGGGCTGTAGAGAACCTTGTTAAAAAATATGCTCGTCCTGTCACTCCATTAAAAACGATAACACCACATAAATTACGCAGTACTTACGGTACGCAGCTCTATCAGGAAACTGGTGACATCTATCTGGTTGCTGATGTTCTTGGACATAAAGATGTAAATACAACAAGAAAACATTATGCCGCTATGGAAGATCAACGGCGAAGAATGGCAGCCGGTAAAATACAACTAAGAGAAAAATAA
- a CDS encoding IS3 family transposase, producing the protein MTTKEIPASVGARLLDINRTSIYYKGAPISDEELACKEIIDHLHTDNPTWGARQMSAQLKTRGYQVGRRKARRYMNEMDIYPIYPKMNLSKRMQQAKVCPYLLRNAVIDKPNQAWSIDITYIPIKRGFLYLTAVIDWYSRCIVGWEVDDTLDTRMVISALKKAFKVAKPQILNSDQGCQFTSQQYIDFVKENGIRQSMDGKSRWADNIMIERWFRSFKYEEAYLTQYNNIREARAAIRQYIHTYNFERRHSALDYQTPAECYYPAMLMPYVA; encoded by the coding sequence TTGACGACTAAGGAAATTCCGGCTTCTGTTGGCGCCAGGTTGCTTGACATCAACCGTACAAGCATTTATTACAAGGGTGCCCCTATTTCAGATGAGGAACTGGCCTGCAAAGAGATCATTGATCATCTCCATACAGATAATCCCACTTGGGGCGCAAGACAAATGTCTGCACAGTTAAAAACCCGTGGTTACCAGGTTGGACGCCGCAAGGCAAGACGCTACATGAATGAGATGGATATTTACCCGATTTATCCAAAGATGAATCTTTCCAAGCGAATGCAGCAGGCGAAAGTATGTCCATATCTTCTTCGTAATGCGGTCATAGACAAACCAAATCAGGCATGGTCTATTGACATTACATATATTCCGATCAAGCGCGGATTTCTGTATCTGACAGCCGTGATCGACTGGTATAGCCGTTGTATTGTCGGCTGGGAAGTGGATGACACACTTGATACCAGAATGGTTATCAGTGCCCTGAAAAAAGCTTTCAAAGTGGCAAAACCTCAGATCTTGAATTCAGATCAGGGTTGTCAGTTTACAAGTCAGCAATACATTGACTTTGTAAAGGAAAACGGTATCCGCCAGAGTATGGATGGAAAAAGCCGCTGGGCAGACAACATCATGATTGAGCGCTGGTTCCGCAGCTTCAAGTATGAGGAAGCCTATCTGACACAGTACAACAACATCAGGGAAGCAAGGGCTGCTATCAGACAGTATATCCACACCTACAACTTTGAGCGACGCCATTCTGCACTTGATTACCAAACACCGGCTGAATGCTACTATCCGGCAATGTTGATGCCATATGTAGCTTAG
- a CDS encoding LysM peptidoglycan-binding domain-containing protein: protein MQEMSIRTTAQIYNFSELQKKKHERELREKRPFFITGIIIFISLLTICCFLYFSNSIVRAKEPSSDIQYKVVEVQEGDSLWSIARENMEEKSNDYGFTDIYQYIHEIKKCNNMKSNQINTGCYLMVPYYN, encoded by the coding sequence ATGCAAGAGATGAGTATCAGAACAACTGCACAGATTTATAATTTTTCAGAATTGCAGAAGAAGAAGCACGAGAGAGAACTTCGTGAAAAGCGTCCATTTTTTATTACAGGGATTATAATATTCATTAGTTTATTGACGATATGCTGTTTCTTGTATTTTAGCAACAGCATAGTCAGAGCGAAGGAGCCTTCTTCTGATATCCAGTATAAAGTAGTGGAAGTACAAGAAGGAGACAGCCTGTGGTCTATTGCTAGAGAGAATATGGAAGAGAAATCCAACGATTATGGTTTTACTGATATTTATCAATATATACATGAGATTAAGAAGTGTAATAATATGAAGTCAAATCAGATAAATACAGGATGCTATCTAATGGTGCCATATTATAATTAA